One window of Anas acuta chromosome 23, bAnaAcu1.1, whole genome shotgun sequence genomic DNA carries:
- the DDX6 gene encoding probable ATP-dependent RNA helicase DDX6 isoform X2 has translation MSTARTENPVIMGLSSQNGQLRGPVKPSGGPGGGGTQTQQQMNQLKNANTINNGTQQQAQSMTTTIKPGDDWKKTLKLPPKDLRIKTSDVTSTKGNEFEDYCLKRELLMGIFEMGWEKPSPIQEESIPIALSGRDILARAKNGTGKSGAYLIPLLERLDLKKDNIQAMVIVPTRELALQVSQICIQVSKHMGGAKVMATTGGTNLRDDIMRLDDTVHVVIATPGRILDLIKKGVAKVEHVQMIVLDEANKLLSQDFVQIMEDIILTLPKNRQILLYSATFPLSVQKFMNSHLQKPYEINLMEELTLKGVTQYYAYVTERQKVHCLNTLFSRLQINQSIIFCNSSQRVELLAKKISQLGYSCFYIHAKMRQEHRNRVFHDFRNGLCRNLVCTDLFTRGIDIQAVNVVINFDFPKLAETYLHRIGRSGRFGHLGLAINLITYDDRFNLKSIEEQLGTEIKPIPSNIDKSLYVAEYHSEPVEDEKQ, from the exons atgAGCACGGCCAGAACAGAGAACCCTGTTATAATGGGTCTATCCAGTCAGAATGGGCAGTTGAGAGGCCCTGTAAAACCCAGCGGGGGCCCAGGAGGTGGAGGCACACAGACTCAGCAACAGATGAACCAGCTGAAAAATGCCAACACAATCAATAATGGCACTCAACAACAAGCACAGAGTATGACCACCACTATTAA ACCTGGTGATGACTGGAAGAAGACTTTAAAACTCCCTCCAAAGGATTTGAGAATCAAAACTTCG GACGTGACCTCCACAAAAGGAAATGAGTTTGAAGATTACTGTTTGAAACGGGAGTTGCTGATGGGAATTTTTGAAATGGGCTGGGAAAAACCATCTCCTATTCAG GAGGAAAGCATCCCCATTGCTTTATCTGGTAGGGATATCTTGGCTAGAGCGAAAAATGGAACAGGCAAGAGTGGAGCCTACCTCATTCCCTTACTTGAACGGCTAGACTTAAAGAAGGACAACATACAAG CAATGGTGATTGTTCCCACCCGTGAACTAGCCCTGCAGGTCAGTCAAATCTGTATCCAAGTCAGCAAACACATGGGAGGTGCCAAAGTGATGGCAACAACAGGAGGAACCAATTTGCGAGATGACATAATGAGGCTTGATGATACAG TGCATGTGGTGATAGCTACCCCTGGCAGAATTCTCGATCTCATCAAGAAAGGAGTAGCAAAAGTTGAGCATGTCCAGATGATAGTATTGGATGAGGCAA ATAAGTTGCTGTCTCAAGATTTTGTACAAATAATGGAAGACATTATTCTTACGCTACCTAAAAACAGACAGATTTTGCTCTACTCAGCCACTTTCCCTCTGAGTGTACAGAAATTCATG AATTCCCATTTGCAGAAACCCTATGAGATTAATCTGATGGAGGAGTTAACCTTGAAGGGAGTTACTCAGTACTATGCCTATGTAACTGAGCGTCAGAAGGTTCATTGCCTCAATACACTGTTTTCCAGG CTCCAGATTAACCAGTCGATCATTTTCTGCAACTCCTCTCAACGGGTTGAATTGTTAGCCAAAAAGATCTCCCAGTTGGGCTATTCCTGCTTCTATATCCATGCTAAAATGAGGCAG GAGCACCGCAATCGTGTGTTCCACGATTTCCGAAATGGCTTATGCCGCAATCTTGTTTGCACTG ATCTGTTTACCCGAGGTATTGATATCCAAGCTGTGAACGTGGTGATAAACTTTGATTTCCCAAAGCTGGCGGAGACTTATCTCCATCGTATTGGCAGATCAG gtcGCTTTGGTCATCTTGGCCTGGCCATCAACTTGATCACCTATGATGATCGATTCAACCTGAAAAGTATTGAGGAGCAGTTGGGAACTGAAATTAAACCCATACCAAGCAACATTGACAAGAGCCTGTATGTGGCAGAATACCACAGTGAACCTGTAGAAGATGAGAAGCAGTAA
- the CXCR5 gene encoding C-X-C chemokine receptor type 5 isoform X2 has product MPTCSPFTHPIPDQAATRSQSGNGSHSRVPKSPGSSFRASPTALLPALPVSAWTLPFHPFLFVFNSSLSAPTHTRCSEMHMRGRLRHSSVHASSARSEWLTSQAELSGYYEADNTTPSLEGYFCFNPASSVVGNQRDPFRKVFMPLIYLLMFVLGTVGNALVLVILERFKRSRTTTENFLFHLTLANLALLLTFPFSVVESLAGWVFGTFLCKILSAVHKINFYCSSMLLGCIAVDRYLAIVYAIHTYRKRRARSIHLTCTAVWLCSLLLTLPDLIFMEVWTDESNRSICYFPEIGIHGNNAWLATRFLYHTVGFFVPLLVMCYCYMAIVRTLCQSQRLQRQKAVRVAILVTGVFLLCWSPYHIVIFLNTLTKLEAFTKNCLLEDQLDTAIMVTEAIGFTHCCLNPILYAFIGVKFRNDFFRILQELGCISQETLQEILEVTRKGSGIESDNTTSISTF; this is encoded by the exons atGCCCACGTGcagcccattcacccatcccatcccagaTCAGGCAGCCACCCGCTCCCAGTCTGGAAATGGAAGTCACAGCAGAGTCCCCAAAAGCCCTGGCTCATCATTCAGGGCATCTCctacagctctgctccctgcccttcccGTCTCAGCCTGGACTCTGCCTTTTCATCCTTTTCTATTCGTCTTCAACTCATCTCTGTCCGCTCCCACCCACACTCGGTGCTCGGAGATGCACATGAGAGGACGCCTGAGACACAGCTCTGTGCACGCTTCCTCTGCCCGCAGCGAGTGGCTTACA AGCCAGGCGGAGCTGAGTGGTTACTACGAGGCTGATAACACAACCCCGTCTTTGGAGGGCTACTTCTGCTTCAATCCGGCCTCGTCTGTGGTCGGCAACCAGCGAGACCCCTTCAGGAAGGTCTTCATGCCCCTCATCTACCTGCTTATGTTTGTGCTGGGAACTGTGGGCAATGCCCTGGTCCTGGTCATTTTGGAGAGGTTCAAGCGGTCGCGCACAACCACGGAAAACTTCCTCTTCCACCTCACCCTGGCCAACCTGGCGCTGCTGCTCACCTTCCCGTTCAGCGTGGTGGAGAGCTTGGCCGGGTGGGTATTTGGGACTTTCCTCTGCAAGATCCTCAGCGCCGTCCACAAGATCAATTTCTACTGCAGCAGCATGCTGCTGGGGTGCATCGCGGTGGACCGCTACCTGGCCATCGTTTACGCCATCCACACCTACCGCAAGCGCAGGGCTCGCTCCATCCACCTCACCTGCACGGCCGTCTGGCTCTGTTCCTTGCTCTTGACCTTACCCGATCTCATCTTCATGGAGGTCTGGACAGATGAGAGCAACCGCAGCATTTGCTATTTCCCCGAGATTGGGATTCACGGCAACAACGCGTGGCTGGCAACCCGGTTCCTGTACCACACCGTGGGTTTCTTCGTGCCCCTGCTGGTGATGTGTTACTGCTACATGGCCATCGTCCGGACCCTGTGCCAGTCCCAACGCCTGCAGAGGCAAAAAGCCGTCCGTGTGGCCATCCTGGTCACGGGCgtgttcctgctctgctggagccCCTACCACATCGTCATCTTTCTCAACACCCTCACCAAGCTGGAAGCCTTCACCAAGAACTGCCTTCTGGAGGACCAGCTGGACACGGCCATCATGGTGACAGAGGCCATCGGCTTCACACACTGCTGCCTCAACCCCATCCTCTACGCCTTCATCGGGGTCAAGTTCCGTAACGACTTCTTCCGCATCCTGCAGGAGCTTGGCTGCATAAGCCAGGAGACCCTGCAGGAGATCCTGGAGGTGACCAGGAAGGGCAGTGGAATCGAGTCTGACAACACCACCTCCATCTCCACTTTCTAA
- the CXCR5 gene encoding C-X-C chemokine receptor type 5 isoform X1, producing MGPVSYSSETYDLSQAELSGYYEADNTTPSLEGYFCFNPASSVVGNQRDPFRKVFMPLIYLLMFVLGTVGNALVLVILERFKRSRTTTENFLFHLTLANLALLLTFPFSVVESLAGWVFGTFLCKILSAVHKINFYCSSMLLGCIAVDRYLAIVYAIHTYRKRRARSIHLTCTAVWLCSLLLTLPDLIFMEVWTDESNRSICYFPEIGIHGNNAWLATRFLYHTVGFFVPLLVMCYCYMAIVRTLCQSQRLQRQKAVRVAILVTGVFLLCWSPYHIVIFLNTLTKLEAFTKNCLLEDQLDTAIMVTEAIGFTHCCLNPILYAFIGVKFRNDFFRILQELGCISQETLQEILEVTRKGSGIESDNTTSISTF from the exons ATGGGGCCTGTCAGCTACTCATCAGAGACCTATGACTTG AGCCAGGCGGAGCTGAGTGGTTACTACGAGGCTGATAACACAACCCCGTCTTTGGAGGGCTACTTCTGCTTCAATCCGGCCTCGTCTGTGGTCGGCAACCAGCGAGACCCCTTCAGGAAGGTCTTCATGCCCCTCATCTACCTGCTTATGTTTGTGCTGGGAACTGTGGGCAATGCCCTGGTCCTGGTCATTTTGGAGAGGTTCAAGCGGTCGCGCACAACCACGGAAAACTTCCTCTTCCACCTCACCCTGGCCAACCTGGCGCTGCTGCTCACCTTCCCGTTCAGCGTGGTGGAGAGCTTGGCCGGGTGGGTATTTGGGACTTTCCTCTGCAAGATCCTCAGCGCCGTCCACAAGATCAATTTCTACTGCAGCAGCATGCTGCTGGGGTGCATCGCGGTGGACCGCTACCTGGCCATCGTTTACGCCATCCACACCTACCGCAAGCGCAGGGCTCGCTCCATCCACCTCACCTGCACGGCCGTCTGGCTCTGTTCCTTGCTCTTGACCTTACCCGATCTCATCTTCATGGAGGTCTGGACAGATGAGAGCAACCGCAGCATTTGCTATTTCCCCGAGATTGGGATTCACGGCAACAACGCGTGGCTGGCAACCCGGTTCCTGTACCACACCGTGGGTTTCTTCGTGCCCCTGCTGGTGATGTGTTACTGCTACATGGCCATCGTCCGGACCCTGTGCCAGTCCCAACGCCTGCAGAGGCAAAAAGCCGTCCGTGTGGCCATCCTGGTCACGGGCgtgttcctgctctgctggagccCCTACCACATCGTCATCTTTCTCAACACCCTCACCAAGCTGGAAGCCTTCACCAAGAACTGCCTTCTGGAGGACCAGCTGGACACGGCCATCATGGTGACAGAGGCCATCGGCTTCACACACTGCTGCCTCAACCCCATCCTCTACGCCTTCATCGGGGTCAAGTTCCGTAACGACTTCTTCCGCATCCTGCAGGAGCTTGGCTGCATAAGCCAGGAGACCCTGCAGGAGATCCTGGAGGTGACCAGGAAGGGCAGTGGAATCGAGTCTGACAACACCACCTCCATCTCCACTTTCTAA
- the DDX6 gene encoding probable ATP-dependent RNA helicase DDX6 isoform X1, producing MSTARTENPVIMGLSSQNGQLRGPVKPSGGPGGGGTQTQQQMNQLKNANTINNGTQQQAQSMTTTINFFFGRPGDDWKKTLKLPPKDLRIKTSDVTSTKGNEFEDYCLKRELLMGIFEMGWEKPSPIQEESIPIALSGRDILARAKNGTGKSGAYLIPLLERLDLKKDNIQAMVIVPTRELALQVSQICIQVSKHMGGAKVMATTGGTNLRDDIMRLDDTVHVVIATPGRILDLIKKGVAKVEHVQMIVLDEANKLLSQDFVQIMEDIILTLPKNRQILLYSATFPLSVQKFMNSHLQKPYEINLMEELTLKGVTQYYAYVTERQKVHCLNTLFSRLQINQSIIFCNSSQRVELLAKKISQLGYSCFYIHAKMRQEHRNRVFHDFRNGLCRNLVCTDLFTRGIDIQAVNVVINFDFPKLAETYLHRIGRSGRFGHLGLAINLITYDDRFNLKSIEEQLGTEIKPIPSNIDKSLYVAEYHSEPVEDEKQ from the exons atgAGCACGGCCAGAACAGAGAACCCTGTTATAATGGGTCTATCCAGTCAGAATGGGCAGTTGAGAGGCCCTGTAAAACCCAGCGGGGGCCCAGGAGGTGGAGGCACACAGACTCAGCAACAGATGAACCAGCTGAAAAATGCCAACACAATCAATAATGGCACTCAACAACAAGCACAGAGTATGACCACCACTATTAA TTTTTTTTTCGGTAGACCTGGTGATGACTGGAAGAAGACTTTAAAACTCCCTCCAAAGGATTTGAGAATCAAAACTTCG GACGTGACCTCCACAAAAGGAAATGAGTTTGAAGATTACTGTTTGAAACGGGAGTTGCTGATGGGAATTTTTGAAATGGGCTGGGAAAAACCATCTCCTATTCAG GAGGAAAGCATCCCCATTGCTTTATCTGGTAGGGATATCTTGGCTAGAGCGAAAAATGGAACAGGCAAGAGTGGAGCCTACCTCATTCCCTTACTTGAACGGCTAGACTTAAAGAAGGACAACATACAAG CAATGGTGATTGTTCCCACCCGTGAACTAGCCCTGCAGGTCAGTCAAATCTGTATCCAAGTCAGCAAACACATGGGAGGTGCCAAAGTGATGGCAACAACAGGAGGAACCAATTTGCGAGATGACATAATGAGGCTTGATGATACAG TGCATGTGGTGATAGCTACCCCTGGCAGAATTCTCGATCTCATCAAGAAAGGAGTAGCAAAAGTTGAGCATGTCCAGATGATAGTATTGGATGAGGCAA ATAAGTTGCTGTCTCAAGATTTTGTACAAATAATGGAAGACATTATTCTTACGCTACCTAAAAACAGACAGATTTTGCTCTACTCAGCCACTTTCCCTCTGAGTGTACAGAAATTCATG AATTCCCATTTGCAGAAACCCTATGAGATTAATCTGATGGAGGAGTTAACCTTGAAGGGAGTTACTCAGTACTATGCCTATGTAACTGAGCGTCAGAAGGTTCATTGCCTCAATACACTGTTTTCCAGG CTCCAGATTAACCAGTCGATCATTTTCTGCAACTCCTCTCAACGGGTTGAATTGTTAGCCAAAAAGATCTCCCAGTTGGGCTATTCCTGCTTCTATATCCATGCTAAAATGAGGCAG GAGCACCGCAATCGTGTGTTCCACGATTTCCGAAATGGCTTATGCCGCAATCTTGTTTGCACTG ATCTGTTTACCCGAGGTATTGATATCCAAGCTGTGAACGTGGTGATAAACTTTGATTTCCCAAAGCTGGCGGAGACTTATCTCCATCGTATTGGCAGATCAG gtcGCTTTGGTCATCTTGGCCTGGCCATCAACTTGATCACCTATGATGATCGATTCAACCTGAAAAGTATTGAGGAGCAGTTGGGAACTGAAATTAAACCCATACCAAGCAACATTGACAAGAGCCTGTATGTGGCAGAATACCACAGTGAACCTGTAGAAGATGAGAAGCAGTAA